From the Paenibacillus sp. MMS20-IR301 genome, the window CGTAGTAATTGCGGAACGCCTTGCTGAAATAGTTCTTGTCCTTATACCCCAGCATCTCGGAAATATCCTGAATTTTGAGGTTAGGATCGGACAGCAGTGCCTTGGCTTTGTCCATTCTTACCTTTTGCACATACTCATGAATGCCGTATTTGTATTGTCCCTTGAACAGCTTCATCAAGTATTCTCTGCTCAGGAAATATTTATCCGTGAACATCGATATCTTAATATCCTCAAAATAATGGTTATCAATGTATGCTTTAATATTTTCCAGCACACTGCTGCGGTCTCCGGCCAGCGTCCGGCTGATCTCCCCGGCATAAAGATCGAAGATATGGTTCAGCAACGCCTCAAATTGTTCAAAAGTAGCAAAGTCACTGCGGATGCCAAGGGCCTGCAGCCCCTTGTCCTTGCTGCTGCGCGCCTGGGGCGGCACCGCATCCAGCTGGGCAGCGATCTCGCCGAGCAGAAACAGAAATTCCTGCAGCACCCGGTCGGCCTCAGCCAGCGTGAACGACCCGGCAGCCTGCCACTTCTTAATGAACTCACTGCAGATGCTCCGTGCATGGTTCACGTTCCCGCTCTCCAGGCTGCTGCGGATCTGCGGCATCCGCCCGGTCAGCGACGGGTTATCCTTGGCTGCCGGTTTCAGCATCGCCTGGCTGCCCTGCAGAATCATGCTGCCCTTCAGGCTGAGCAGATCAATGCTGTCGAGCGCCTCTTTCGCCTGCCCGTACGAATGGGCGATGCTTAGGATATCGCTGCAGGGCTCTCCCATTCCGCCTGCACAGAGAATGCCGAACAGCTCTTTCAGCGTAGAAGCAGCTTTTTTCATATGATGCAAGGACAGAAAGGCCGCATCGGCCTCGTATCCGCCTTTCATCGTGAAGATGGCGATAAACTCCCGCTCCCCCTTTGGGCTTGTGAAGCTGAACGACTCAAACTGCCCGTCTGTGTTCTCATTCATTACATTGGTTACGGCAAAATGCAGCAAATCCCGGTCCTCATGGAACCGCTCCCTCAGCACCTGCTCCAGATTGAGCATCCGCAAAATGCCTACAGCGAAGTGGCTGCCCGCCCCGTCAGCGCCGATCAGCGGCAGGAAGGCTTCGTTGGACTGGGTTTTGAAGCTGCGGTCAATGATTGATAAGTACATCTTCTCTTTCAGCTTCGGCAGTGACATGTTGAGCGTAATATTACGGTTAATGAACTCGCTCTCCCGCTTCCGCTTGGCATCCAGCACCCCTACAGCCTTACGCAGGGCATTGTTCAGGTCGGTACGGTTCACCGGCTTAAGCAGATAATCCACCACCTTGGAGCGGATCGCCTGGCGGGTATATTCGAAATCATTGTAGCCGCTGATGACAATCAGCAGAGAATCGGGGAACTCCTGCTCGGCAATCTGCAGCAGCTCCGCCCCGCTCAGCTCAGGCATTTTCATATCCACCAGCACCAGATCGAACTTCTCCCGGCGCAGCATTTCCAGTCCCATCTTCCCATTAGTAGCCTCCAATACCTCGCTGACTCCAATCCCTTCCCAGTCCCCGAGAATATTGATGGCCTCGCGCAGCGGCTCCTCATCATCAATTATCAGCACTCTATACATGTTGACCTACTCCTCCCCGCGGCAGCCGCATATCCATTTGAGTTCCTTGTTCACTGCTGTAGATAACCAGCCCAGCCTCATCCCCGTACAGCAGCTTCAGCCGGGTATTGAGATTCTTGAGTCCGATGCTCTCCTGCCCGTCCTCTTCACCGGCCTCCTCCCGGTCCTCCCACTGCATCCGCAATGAGCTCATGACCTCCTGCAGCCGTTCGCCGCTGATTCCCGGGCCGTCATCCAGCACAGAAATCACGCTGTGGGTAGCCGTCACATGGGCCTCAATCCGGATGGTAACGGTAGCAGATACTTTTTCCAGCGCATGCTTAATGCAGTTCTCTACCAGCGTCTGGATCGACAGCTTGGGAATCCGCAGCTCCATCAGGCTCTCATCCCAGGCGTAGACGACCTGCATGCGGCCCCCGAACCGGGCTTTCTGCAGCGCCAGATAACGCTCGATATGCCGCAGCTCCTCCCTGGCCTGCACAACATCCCGGCCGCTGATGCAGTAGCGCAGGGTTAACGCCAGATTATCCACCATCTCGACGATATCATCATTGTTGTTCTTCAGCGCCTTGGTGGAGATGGCCTGCAGCGCATTGTACAGGAAATGGGGATTGATCTCCGCCTCAAGCGCTTTGAGGACAGCATTTTTTTCCACAATCTTCATCTTATAACGTTCATTAATCAGTTCATTGGTCCGCTCGACCATCTTGTTGAAATGGCGTGACAGATAGGCAATCTCATCGTTCCCCGTAACCGTTGCCTCAGCATCGAAGCTTCCCGTGCTGAACCGCTTCATCTGGAGCGACAGATTCTTCAGCGGATGGGTAATCCGGTTCGAGGTGAAGCCGACCAGCACGACAGAGACAATCAGGAACAGCAGGCCGATCGATACACTCAGCTTACGGGTAGTTGTGGCGGCTGCATAGATCTTGGTGTAAGGAATCGGCTTGACCAGCTTCCAGCCTTCCTTTTGGCTAATATCGTAAATGACCAGGTATTTCTGCGCATTGTCCGACCAGGTTACCTGTCCTTTCTGTGCCGGCGTCAGCAGATTCAGCAGTCCCGCCTGCTCGCTGCTCTGGTAGAATCCCTGATCGTCCACTGTAAACGGCTCATTATCCGGGCTGATATACATCAGATGCTCTCCCGCGCTGAACGGAATGTCCTTCATGATCTCATCGGTCGTCCCGGAATTCAGATACAGTGACAGCACGGCCTGCGGTTCTCTAGAGACAATGGAGCGCAGCAGCCGGTGATAGCCCATGAAAACCTTATCCGTGTTGACCGGGTAATCCAGGCCGCTGTCCTCTGCCGGAGCTTCCTCTACAAAAGACTGGTAAGAACGGTTGAACGGACTGGCCTGCGCCCGCTTATACCAGGACAGCTGCTCAATCGGCGGATGCTCAGCCACCCGGACGGTAATATTATAGTTCTCTTTGGTGACATAATAATACTTGTGCTCCTTGATCACGTACAGGTAGACAGCCTCCAGGTCACTGCGGGAAAAATACAGATTCTTCAAGTAATTCTCCACATACATCTTGGAGCTGTAGTCCTCCGATTCGTGCAGGATGGCATAGGCAAACTCGTCATAGGATATCTGCGGCAGGGACAGCTGCTCGATTCCGCTTAAGTAGCTCTCCAGATTCCGTCCGACGAGAAGCAGGTTGTTGCTCGTGCTCGCAATGCTGTTATTGACCGATTCCTTCTGCAGCATTCTGTATGAAATGTACGTAAGCGAGCTGACCACCAGAATGATGACAATGGAAAAAAGCAGAATCAGCTTGTTGGCCAGCCGGCGGGAAATCCGCTCCAGCATTGGCTCAAACAGCTTGTACATCATGGATTTGATCATATCCTCAGCCTCCCTTCTGCGGGGTTCAGGCCTATT encodes:
- a CDS encoding sensor histidine kinase, which translates into the protein MIKSMMYKLFEPMLERISRRLANKLILLFSIVIILVVSSLTYISYRMLQKESVNNSIASTSNNLLLVGRNLESYLSGIEQLSLPQISYDEFAYAILHESEDYSSKMYVENYLKNLYFSRSDLEAVYLYVIKEHKYYYVTKENYNITVRVAEHPPIEQLSWYKRAQASPFNRSYQSFVEEAPAEDSGLDYPVNTDKVFMGYHRLLRSIVSREPQAVLSLYLNSGTTDEIMKDIPFSAGEHLMYISPDNEPFTVDDQGFYQSSEQAGLLNLLTPAQKGQVTWSDNAQKYLVIYDISQKEGWKLVKPIPYTKIYAAATTTRKLSVSIGLLFLIVSVVLVGFTSNRITHPLKNLSLQMKRFSTGSFDAEATVTGNDEIAYLSRHFNKMVERTNELINERYKMKIVEKNAVLKALEAEINPHFLYNALQAISTKALKNNNDDIVEMVDNLALTLRYCISGRDVVQAREELRHIERYLALQKARFGGRMQVVYAWDESLMELRIPKLSIQTLVENCIKHALEKVSATVTIRIEAHVTATHSVISVLDDGPGISGERLQEVMSSLRMQWEDREEAGEEDGQESIGLKNLNTRLKLLYGDEAGLVIYSSEQGTQMDMRLPRGGVGQHV
- a CDS encoding response regulator translates to MYRVLIIDDEEPLREAINILGDWEGIGVSEVLEATNGKMGLEMLRREKFDLVLVDMKMPELSGAELLQIAEQEFPDSLLIVISGYNDFEYTRQAIRSKVVDYLLKPVNRTDLNNALRKAVGVLDAKRKRESEFINRNITLNMSLPKLKEKMYLSIIDRSFKTQSNEAFLPLIGADGAGSHFAVGILRMLNLEQVLRERFHEDRDLLHFAVTNVMNENTDGQFESFSFTSPKGEREFIAIFTMKGGYEADAAFLSLHHMKKAASTLKELFGILCAGGMGEPCSDILSIAHSYGQAKEALDSIDLLSLKGSMILQGSQAMLKPAAKDNPSLTGRMPQIRSSLESGNVNHARSICSEFIKKWQAAGSFTLAEADRVLQEFLFLLGEIAAQLDAVPPQARSSKDKGLQALGIRSDFATFEQFEALLNHIFDLYAGEISRTLAGDRSSVLENIKAYIDNHYFEDIKISMFTDKYFLSREYLMKLFKGQYKYGIHEYVQKVRMDKAKALLSDPNLKIQDISEMLGYKDKNYFSKAFRNYYECSPSEFRQQLSGGEK